The stretch of DNA ACAAAATGTTCCAGCCACTACACCCCATGATGTATAAAACTGATTGTAATGGGGCCTATATTAGCTCAATGACCTGTTTGGGCATTCAGTCGTACTGTACTTTCTTGTAATAGCTGGATTATGCATGGAGCTTCCTATTTATGCCCATTTATATGCCTCCAGTGCCAATATGCGTTATGTATTTGGCTAAGAGGGTCCCAGTCAATGCATCACGGTCCGCACAGCAAGGGGGATGCAATGCTTGACTAAATACAAGTAGTGAGCATGTTCGATAAATGGGAATAAGAGGATTACTCCCTTTTGGACTCCGTGATGATGGAACAGCAAAGGACGAAGAATCGTATGATACACTGTCATTTACCTGAACAGAGAAAATGAAACATGTGACAAGGAAGTATAATTCGTGCCACTAACTTACTAACCTGTAGTGTTTCACGCTGTGTAGTTTTGTGGCATAAAACCGAATTTCTTTTGAGACAGGCACTAAACCAAGGTATGAGCGCCACAAATCAGTTTATTTGGACAAAGTTCCGCTCACCAATCATCGCGCTAAAGTTAGGCAGCAATCTGAAATGATAATCATTTATAATTGTGTGTATAATAAAAGAGGCGCCATCTCCACCGAATGCGAAAGCATAGAACAAAGCTTAGTTGGAGCACATGCATGCCAACTTGTACTCCAGAGCTGTCCATGTGGAGCACTAGCCTCAAAATATTTTCTTatcttcttttcaaaaaaaaaacttatcagATGCGCAGGATGTTCGGTGGACCATACAAGATTCTCGAGTAAGTAGTATAAGAGGTATTAACTAGGTGCCACTTATGATTTTTTGATGATATGAAAAGTAATTAAACTAAGCTCTCTTTGTTAGGCTTGTGTTAAGCTTCTGCCTATGTAAATTCATAATCTTCTGTATGACCGTTTATTTATAAGCTCTCCTTGTTAGCTTATTGTTGACCATCATGCATTTTACAAAGTAATTAACTAGGTGCATTAAGCTTCTGCCTATGTAAATTCAACAGGGTCATGTCCGATGGCTCGGGTTTTGGCTTTTCAAGTGGACCCGAAGCCATTTTGAAAACCATGTTAAATTTAACTAGCAATAATATGCTGTACTCTAGCCGTTATGCTTGCCCATTGGTACAAGAGAAAgtattgcatagtgtttgcccAATGATGATATTAGCTATTTTAAATATTTTCACTCGCTACCCATAACAAAGGGTATCCGTGGACATTTCATTTTGACTTTTACCTGACTTTAGCACGTCCTTGTATATGTGCATGGTGTGTTATGTACAAACATTCAAAGTCTAAAATAATAACTCATTCAGAAGATCTTTAAAATCAATGTTTTATCAGTATTAGAGTGTTTTGACCGCTAATGTTATGAGTCGCTCGGGCGAGTGGCAGTTAAACCATCACACAGgcccaataactatttttttttgttccgaaacaatattttttttccgaacaatttttttatattgttGGAAAAATTAAAAATTGTTCAAGAACAAAAAAATTTATTCTAGAATAATTTTGACTGGATTACACATGTGGACCTATTTATTGGGCCGATTTAGACCCAAAACAAAGAATCTAGAGTGAGAGGGGGCTTGTGCGACGTGACTGCTCCTAGTCACGCGCGCTGCCCCGAGCAGCCTCTGTTTTGACTGGCATAAAAAAGTAGCGTGTAGTAcgtactctctccgttccaaaataaatgcaactatagattttaaaatttgtcccacaaagaatgATAACTTTGGCACATCTACCACAAAAGACAAGATGATTTTCGAAATATTCTTAAAAAAGCAACTAGTAACTTTACACATAGCATTAGTTTGTGTGTCCGGTcttagaattgcatttattttggaatTGAGGGAGTATATCTCAAAGGTaacaatattttattttttttactgaaAAGCTGCTTTGCGCAGTTCGTATGGAAAACGGAATTCCAAAAAAGGATGGACCGAAAAGGAAAAAACCATGAACTCTGCGCAGTTCCGGTCGGGATGTGACGGAACGAGCCAGACTGCCAGAGGCCGACCCGGCCTCGGCCCCAGCCAACCAATCAGTGCCCGTCCGCATCACGCCCTCGTGGCCgtgcgcccccgccgcctcACCCCGCGTTCTCCCTACGCGTCTCCCCGCCTATAGAATACACTACTTTCCCCACCCGAAAAAATATCCCCAATTCCCCACCCCAGCTAGCAACCCTAATCACATTTCGCCGCCTCCACCCCCGTCAACCTCTCCCCCTTCTCTCGCCAACCCCCGCGAGATCTGCCCAGCGCGAGCAGCCATGGCGGATACGCTCGACATGACCCTCGACGACATCATCAAGAACAACAAGAAGAGCAACCCCTCCTCCGGCGggggccgccgcagccgcggcgGATCCGCctctggcggcagcggcggcggggtcgggcCGACCAGGCGCCCCTTCAAGAGGGCCGGAAACAGGCAGGCTCCCTACCAGCCGCCGAAGGTACGAACGGATCGAACGGGCTAGTGGCTCCGCGTCGCCCGGCGGAGGATGCGGGGCTTCCGACTTCGCTGAGTCGGGCGGGAGGAGATGGTCGGGTGGTTTTCTCACGTGGTGTGACGCGATCGATCCAGGCCCCCGACGCGGCGTGGCAGCACGACATGTACCCCGCGGTCGCCGCCACCGGTGGAGGCAGCGGCGGGAGGGTCTCGGCTATCGAGACGGGCACCAAACTCTACATCTCCAACCTGGACTTTGGCGTCTCGAACGACGACATCAAGGTATATGCATCACCGGATCGAAGAGTGTTCTGCTGCGGCATCTGAACATTAAATTGTGCAAAAATCCGTAGATAGCTGGTTAGATGTGCGATTGGCTTAGATTCTTTCTAGATCTAGTGCTCCTGAGGGTAGCTGCGATCTATTGTATGGTGTTGTAGTTTGTGAAAGTCATCTGTGTGACTTGCAATTGTGCATATTTCCAAAAAGGTGTTTAAATCCGGCAAAGATCTATATCTACTATAGCTTGTTCTTCGTTTTCTCTGACATAGTGATTCTCCCATGGCGATATATGATTGAAAGTATTTATAGTAGGACAGCTTCAAACACCTAAGACTATGCTCCAGTTATATCCTCAGCTCGTCATGAGTTCTCACTTTGTTTATTTGGCTTATCCTAAaatatgcatattttattttctgGACATTGTTTAGGTGTGGATATCTAACTTATGCTAATTGCTAAATATTTAAGTTGTACTGAAGCTATGTTCTAAGACTTAAAATCACAGTGGTGATTCTGTTAATCAATTGCATGCAGAATACAATATCAGAATTTAAACATTAACTCACTAGTTTCATATGTATGGTGCAGGAGCTTTTCTCTGAGTTAGGTGATCTGAAGCGATCTTCCATAAATTATGATCGAAGTGGGAGGTCTAAGGTACAGATACAATCTTATTGGTCTCCAGCCCATCTCTTACCTAGATGGATTTTTGGTATCTTACATTAGTTTTTTCCCCTTACAGGGAACAGCTGAAGTTGTGTTTGCAAGGCGTGCTGATGCTGTAGCTGCAGTGAAGAAATATAACAACGTGCAACTTGATGGTAAGCCCATGAAGATAGAGATAGTTGGGACCAATACTCCAACAACAGCTGCTGCTCCTCCAGTCATTAACGGAGGCCAGGCTAGGAATGCTGTGAAGAGGTATATTCTCATCAGTCTATATCAATATCATTTGTAGGGGCATGTTTGGCAGTATTTAGATTAACTAAGGGGCATTATGCTAATAGTTATTTATTGTTATATGAATTATGTCATTGAACAGCACAACTAGACTCATGTCTCTCAAGTTTCAATGTGGCAAGGAAAATAGAATGATATCTAATAAAGATATCAATtttattagttttttttaataagCGCTTAACGGTAATTTCCATGTGCAGTAGGCTATTTTTGTCATGTGCAAACTTAATATAATATGTCCTGTTTTCAGGGTCTTTGGCATTGTTGAATCTGTATTTTTTAGGGTTAATTGGGTCCATACCATTATAATTTTTGAAGTTCTGAGATTTACCATTACAATTCACTTATTCTGAAACTTGCCATGTGTGCCCCACGAGCCGGCATCTCCTTCAACCTCCTGTTGTCCTCTCTGTGTCCGCACCCCCCCATCACCGGTGGGCAAGCACAGCAGCTCCAGGCAACATTTGCACCATGCGGCGGAGGTCGCTGGCCGAACAGTCGCAGCATCCTGCGAGCTCCGGCATCCCCGTGGTGTGGCCTTGCGAGGGGAACGACAACGCTTGACATTTTTTGTCGAACAAATAGCTTGCCATCTTCCAATTTCTGTTAGTTTCTTTCTTCATCTCCATGAGAAGAACTTCATAGCACCCAGATAGACACCAGGGACGCAGCTCTCCCTCCCAATTTCCCCTCTTCAACAAATCAGAGCACaaaattgcaccagttctgctTCTCTTCTTCCCAATTTTCCTCTGTGCTCTTCAACATCTCAAATCAGAACACAAATGGCACCAGTGGGTCTGCTCGTCCTCTCAATTTCTCTCTCTACTCCTTGACACCTCAAATCAGAGCACAAATTGCACCAGTACTGCTGCTGCAGCATCGAGCTAGGGTTGCTGGAAGCAGgaagcagcggcgcggcgcatggggGTCCCCTCGCGGTCATTGGAATCAGCGGCGCGGGGCCTTCATGAAGAGGTGGGCGCAACGAGGAGCACGCAGGCTTGGGACAAGTGGCGGCGGCCAGCCACTTACACGCATGCAGGGAGCGCCAAGCAACATGGGGCGAACTCACGCGCCCGCCGTTCCTAGCTGAACCCGGTCTCGCACGCATCTAGAACCTATGATGGTGGTGCGGACGCAGAGGATGGTTGGaggttgaaggagaagctgactGGTGGGGCCCATATGTCAGCGAGTGTAAGAGAGAACCATCAGGTAGatgaagaattgtaatggcaagtTCCAGaataggtgaattgtaatggtaGATCTCAGAACTTaaaaaattgtaatggtataGATCCAATTAACCCTAATTTTTAAGGCTTGCGAATTCTTAGGTGTTTATATTTTGTGTTAGTTCATCTAATCATCTGTGGACCATTTTCGTAATTATGCATTTTTCACCTAATATGGTGTGAGATGCATAACTGGTCTTTTACCTATAATAATtgttatatttatatttttttctttttatgaaTATATCAATCTGTGTAAAGTTTACTAAGTCATGTGCAAATGTTACAGCACACCGAGGGGTGGCCCTACAGGTATGCCACAGCGTAGACCCCATCAGaggggcggcggtggaagaCGTGGTGGTGGATCTGGTGGTCGTCGTGGCAAAGAGCGTAGTAAGCCAAAGTCTGCTGAAGAACTTGATGCTGACTTGGAGAAGTATCATGCCGATGCAATGCAGACTAACTAAAGGCCTTCACCAAGTTGAAATTTCCGTCAATTATGAAGAGCATTAGTCCTTTCATTCCTGCTGTTTGTGCTGCTATGTTCAGGGGACAACAGAACATTATGTTTGTGGGGGTCTTGCTTTACTGAATTTTATGGGTTATATGTGTTTACATAGAACTAGACAGTGGGTGATGCTGAACACTGCTATGGAAATTACTTGGTTGCCTTTAGTTTCTGTACCTAATGCTGAAGAGTGAAGAATCATCCAAGTTGCTCCACATGTGAACATTGGAGATGTACGAAGATCCTCTCATTTGCTTTGACCCTCACCATGCAAATACAACATCTTCGAGGTAAAAAAAGGACTGGATATCAGATGTTCCCTGGTGATCCAGTTTTGTGCTTTTATTCTGATATTGCTGAGATGATTAACTGCTGTCCCGGTTCAAGCTCCAGCCATCTTAGTAGGAGGTACGATGCTTTTCAGTTGATTAGAGTCCTTTCTTTTGTTagctatatatataaatattcatTTTCATGTGTATATACATATTCATTTTCATGTGTCCGTGAGGTTAAggctctttttttttatattgcAGGTGGCTGTTGCTTTTTATTTTGAAGCATTGTGATTTATTTTGGGAATCTTAAGCGATCTTCTCAGGCACATTAATGATTCGCATGAGCTCAAGGTGCCTCATTCTTTTAAAAGTTGATTCCTTTCTTTCATAATCTGCATAGCTTCTGGTGTCGACAAGTTATTGCGGATTTTGGCTGTCGCTAATCTCATTGAAACATCATGGTGCAAATCCTGCTTCGAGGTCTGCTTTTGGTAGTTATAGTTGATGCTTCTACATCCTTTGGGACTTGAGCCCATTTGCTTTCGTATTTATGGTGTAAGCATATGGGGATGCCTCAGGTGGTTGATCTCATCAACTGCGCTTGGTTGGAATTATTATCAACTTGCTTGGAGGATGCACATCGGCTCAAGGAGTCTCTTAACTCTTGCCTAGAAAATCAGTTTTTTAATTGAgactctttcctttttcttgccTGTCCTTGTGGTTATCTCCCTCCAGATGGTTTGAATCATCCTGGGTTCTCAGTTTTGCAAGTGATTACTTGTGACCGCCATGGTAATGGTATATCTCGTTAGCGGGCTGTGGTCAACCTTAGTTTTTTGTTCTTATCTTGTTTCCGTATAGTTATGGGTTGTGGGAACATTTCTTTTGTTTCATTATTGCTTCAGTTCTATTGCAAAATGTTTAGGCCCcgttgggagggcttcaccggcggcttcacgagcggcttcaggtgaagccctcccaaacgtttgttttgggaccggcttcacgtgtgaagccggtCCTGAAGCCATCAGCGGCTTACACAGTCAAGGTGAAGtcatgaaatcgtggcttcacgcggcttacacatcaatctaacaagtgaagctgttttgccaaacattttctaaaacggctccaactccaccagaaaagccgctccatctgaagagctagagccggagctgtttttggaagagccggagctctgccaaacacACCCTTAATATTCTGGGAGCGCTACACTGTTCAGCTTGCGATTTTTCTGATGGTTGGAATTATATAGTAACATAATAGCGATTGTCGGTTGAATTGATGTGTTTCTGTGGTGCTGTGATGAAGTAATTCGCACAGTTTTAGTTCTGGTTAAACTCTGTTTTCTGGAGGTTTTGTTGGACAGGGTAAGTTCCGGTTAACTTTGTCTGGAGGTTTGATCGGCGAGGGTGCCTTTCTGAACTAGACTACGGAACAACAGGTCTAACTTAAACAGGAAAACGAACGCACGAGAAAAGGTTATTCCAGCGGCTACTATTATATAACCATTAATCATGATTATCGGACTGGGCAAGATACATTTTCAGTAAACAAGCGGTGATACGCCTTTAGGCTGGCCCATGTGATTTTCGGACTGCGCAAGATACATTTTCAGTAAACAAGAGGTAATTAATAATGATACGCCATTAGGCAGGCCCATCATGGTAGAATTGAACTCTGCCGAACCTCCGACAAGCTGCCGATTTGCTTTTACGGCAAGCGGCCAACCAAAGGTGAAAGGTCTCACATGTCACAAGGCCCAGCAATAACCAATTGACCGTCCAGCGATTCTCCATTTTAAATGCATTAGTGAACGATGTAACTATCTTATCGTATCAATAAGTAAAGCACCAGCAATAACCAATTGATCATCCAGCGATCGCAGAATGGCTTTTCCAAATAGAAACATCCAGCAATCCACCATACAGTGATAGACAAAACACAAAATTAACGTAGCGAGGATAATCACCGAAGGTGCTGCTGTGCAGGGGGGCTGACAACCTTATATCCACCAAGAAcccccaaacaaaaaaaaaaacaaaattaacgTAGCGAGGATAATCACCGAAGGTGCTGCTGTGCAGGGGGGCTGACAACCTTATATCCACCAAGAACCCCCAAACAAAAACCAGAGGCGCAAAGTGCAAAGAATGCACCACAAACCAGAACATGTACAACGACTGCTCTTGACAGTTACGTAATATATAAGGGAATAAGCTAACTCATAGTGTTCTACGTGTTCTGTAAAAACATGATCCGTAACAACAGAATGACAAAGAAAGGAGGTACGCCTGCCATTCTCCCTAAAGAATTGACCACAACTACGAACCACCATGCAACATTAACTAATTTTGTGTCCAACAATAACCAATACAAAGGACCTCAACAACCCCGTATAAATCCTCAGTTAGAAGGGACCTTCCTGTTTGGCTCAAAGACGTACTTGATCAACGAATCCTTGATGGATAGCAGCTCAGGGAACTCAGCCTTCAATTTCGATGCGTCCATCTCATTGTTGCTCCTAGGTGCAACTATGACCTTGGCCTGCTCTTCAAGTGTGAAGTTGGTCCACTTGAAGTCGGGACTGATGTACTTTTTGTACATCTCCAGAATCTCGTTGTGGCTGACAACACCAGGGTTGGTGAAGTTCCATATGCCCCTGCAGTCCCGCTTCGCCATCTCGATGGAGATAGGCAGAAGCTCATCCAAAATTGTCATGCTGTTGGGAATGTTCACCACCTTGTCGTAACGAGCTATCTTTGTGATGAAGTTACGAGGGTTGCTTAGGTCTGATGATATAGGCATCCTTACCCTAAGAGTACAGACATTATCATAGTCCTTCAATAGTTCTTCCACCTGCAGTGCAATTAACAGCACAGAAGTTAACTTCCAGGCATTACGAAGCAGTAGAAGGTAAACCCACGATAAACAAAAAGACAAAAGTGAGCTTACCATTGCTTTAGTTTTGGAATAAAAGGAACCTGCAAAGTTGGGTGTGTCTtcctctttaaagccgattccAGACCCTTCAGGGTGCTTAGCATCGTACTCAAATATACAGCCTGTAGCATAGTTGATCATGAGCAAACCCTGCTCACGACAAACATCTGCAAGATTCAAGGTGCCTACAACATTGGTGCGGATAGTGTCTTGTTTGTGGGTCTCGCACCAGTCAACATTCGGTCTCCCAGTGACTCCAGCAGCATTGAAAACATGAGTTGGCCTCACATTTCTAATGTCCTCCAAAAGCTGAGAACGCTCCTCCAAGCGTCCTTTCCCATACTCATATGGTatcccttgtttctcacaaatCTTCCCAAGGAGGCCACCAATCCATCCAGTCCTACCATATATCAAGAACTTGTAGGGATGCTTTTGAGGGGCATCGGTGGTGCTTTGGGTACTGGTTGCAGGAGCTGTTGTGCTAGCTTCCAATGGTGAAGAAGATAGATACTTGGTTTCCTCGGTCCAGTTATGTCTTTCATCAACACCAGGAGTCATCAGCATCCTTGGATGAGGGAGCAGCGCACCAGAAACATCTCCCCAGTAATCGGGATTGGTGGTATACCACTCGATTGTTTTCTTCAATCCCTCTTCCCATGGTGTGCGCTCTGCCCATCCCAATCTCTTCAGCTTCTGATCATCCAAGAAGTACCTCTGGTCATTGAAGGGCCTGTTGTCAACAAACCTGATGACTTTCTCAGTATCCAAGCCAAAGAGCCTGCATATGTCCTTGGCCACATCAATCACCCTCCTCTCCTTCACAGTACCAATGTTATACACATGTCCAACCTCTCCTTTGTGAAGAACCACCTCAAAAGCTTCAGCCACATCCTCACAGTACAGGTAGCTCCTGACATTGGAACCATCTCCATGAATAGGAAGAGGCAGACCTCTCATGGCCAAAAGAATGAATTTGGGAATGAGTTTCTCAGGGAACTGATTTGGCCCATACACATTGTTACCACGAGTGGTAATCACAGGAAGACCATAAGACCTTCCATATGCCATCACAAGCATTTCAGCCCCAGCTTTTGTAGCTGAATAAGGATTTGTTGGAAGCAGTTGTGAGGCCTCGTGGTTACCAACCACAGCATCCTCATCAGTTTCTCCATACACCTCATCAGTACTGACATGAATAAACCTCCTGATCTGACCAGTAACCTTGCAAGCCTCCAGCAGGACGTGGGTACCATATATATTGTTCTTTGTGAACTCAAATGAATTGCCAAA from Panicum virgatum strain AP13 chromosome 9K, P.virgatum_v5, whole genome shotgun sequence encodes:
- the LOC120652810 gene encoding trifunctional UDP-glucose 4,6-dehydratase/UDP-4-keto-6-deoxy-D-glucose 3,5-epimerase/UDP-4-keto-L-rhamnose-reductase RHM1-like: MATYEPKNILITGAAGFIASHVANRLVRSYPHYKIVVLDKLDYCSNLKNLNPSRPSPNFKFVKGDIASADLVNYLLITESIDTIMHFAAQTHVDNSFGNSFEFTKNNIYGTHVLLEACKVTGQIRRFIHVSTDEVYGETDEDAVVGNHEASQLLPTNPYSATKAGAEMLVMAYGRSYGLPVITTRGNNVYGPNQFPEKLIPKFILLAMRGLPLPIHGDGSNVRSYLYCEDVAEAFEVVLHKGEVGHVYNIGTVKERRVIDVAKDICRLFGLDTEKVIRFVDNRPFNDQRYFLDDQKLKRLGWAERTPWEEGLKKTIEWYTTNPDYWGDVSGALLPHPRMLMTPGVDERHNWTEETKYLSSSPLEASTTAPATSTQSTTDAPQKHPYKFLIYGRTGWIGGLLGKICEKQGIPYEYGKGRLEERSQLLEDIRNVRPTHVFNAAGVTGRPNVDWCETHKQDTIRTNVVGTLNLADVCREQGLLMINYATGCIFEYDAKHPEGSGIGFKEEDTPNFAGSFYSKTKAMVEELLKDYDNVCTLRVRMPISSDLSNPRNFITKIARYDKVVNIPNSMTILDELLPISIEMAKRDCRGIWNFTNPGVVSHNEILEMYKKYISPDFKWTNFTLEEQAKVIVAPRSNNEMDASKLKAEFPELLSIKDSLIKYVFEPNRKVPSN
- the LOC120652811 gene encoding THO complex subunit 4B-like isoform X2, coding for MADTLDMTLDDIIKNNKKSNPSSGGGRRSRGGSASGGSGGGVGPTRRPFKRAGNRQAPYQPPKAPDAAWQHDMYPAVAATGGGSGGRVSAIETGTKLYISNLDFGVSNDDIKELFSELGDLKRSSINYDRSGRSKGTAEVVFARRADAVAAVKKYNNVQLDGKPMKIEIVGTNTPTTAAAPPVINGGQARNAVKRYILISLYQYHL
- the LOC120652811 gene encoding THO complex subunit 4A-like isoform X1, producing MADTLDMTLDDIIKNNKKSNPSSGGGRRSRGGSASGGSGGGVGPTRRPFKRAGNRQAPYQPPKAPDAAWQHDMYPAVAATGGGSGGRVSAIETGTKLYISNLDFGVSNDDIKELFSELGDLKRSSINYDRSGRSKGTAEVVFARRADAVAAVKKYNNVQLDGKPMKIEIVGTNTPTTAAAPPVINGGQARNAVKSTPRGGPTGMPQRRPHQRGGGGRRGGGSGGRRGKERSKPKSAEELDADLEKYHADAMQTN